The Arthrobacter sp. OAP107 DNA segment GTGTCGTCCACCTTGACCAGGCGGTCACCGGGCTTGATGTAGTGCGTGAAGTTCCGCGCGGTGTTGAACTTGGTGTTCGTGTAGATCGGGCAGCTTTGGAGGGTGTCACCGGACGCGCAGTCGAAGGGCAGCTGGATCTCGCCCCAGTTGGATCCGATGGCGCTTTCGCCGCCGGGCTTCATGTTGTTGTAGTCCTCAACGGGCTGCCAGAACACCCAGGCCTCGGGTTCGAGCTCGCGGAGGTCGTTGACCATGTGCTGGGCCAGGCCGAGGCCGGGCTGCATGCTGGTGAAGTTCTGCCCGTCCAGCCAGGAGCCGCCGGTTTCGCTCATCCACAGGGGCTTGTGCTCGCCCTTGGCGATGTCGCGGACGGCTGTCCGCTGCCCGGTCCCGTAGGTGTGGACGTTGAGCTGCCCCACGTCCGCCTTGGCGTCTGCGGAATAGCTGTTCCAGTTGCTGGCGAACGTCGAGGGGTTGGTTTCGTCCATGGCGCTGATGACGGCGCCGGTGTCCGCACCGGCCAGGGCCCTGGCCAGGGACTGGACCACCTTCTGCTGCAGTTCGGGGCCCATGTGGGCGCCTTCCTGCCGGCCGCCGACAGGCTGGCCCGCCGAATTCAGGGTGGTCCCCCAGTACGGAGTGTTCGGTTCGTTCATGGGATCGATCGTGTCGATCTTGATGCCGTGCGCTTTTTCCAGCTGTTTGACGACGCCCACCAGATAGGAGGAGAAATCGTCAACGCTTTCGGTCCGCAGCTGGTCCTGCGAGGAGTTGAAGCCCCCGGAGACGTAGCCACTGACCGTTTGGAACCACGGCGGGGAGTTGCTGAAGGCCTCCCAGTGTGTGATGTCGTTCTTGATCCGGTCCACCCACCAGCGCTGCGTCTGGTCGGCGTCGAGGTTCCAGTGCTCCGGATTTTTCGGATCCCACCAGTCCTTGTCCGTCCGCGTGGTGCCTTCCGGTGCCTTCCACCAGCCCTCCACGGCGCCGCCGGCCCGCAAGTAGTCCTTCACGTCCGGTGCGTTGCCGCCGCCGATGTTGTAGCGGGCGATGTTGAGGTTCAGCCCCTCGTCGCCGAAGACCATGTCGGCAAGCTTGCTGCGGATTTCCTCCGGATAGTCGCCGGTGGCGTTGGCGAACCAGACCAGGCTGGTACCCCATCCTTCGAAGGCTTCGCCCTGATAGGACGGGTCCGGCCGCACGGTCACGGCGCCGGCCGGCACGGGTTCTTCGGCCGCATTGGGGGGTGTCTGGGCGGCCAGCGCAGGCCCGGCCACGAGCCCTGCGCAGAAGACCGCCGCGGTGACGCCGGCGGCGGTCATGGCCCAGGGCCGTCTGGATCTGTTCGTCATTGAATTCCCTTCGGTGCGGTGAAGTGCTGATCTGTGGGGATTGCTGCTTTAGTTGGTGGTTTGCAGGACTGCCACGCCGCGGGCCGCGAGCTTGGCAGTGCCGTCGGCCGGGCCCGTTCCCGCGAGGATGGCGCCGGGAACAGCCGAGATATCGACGGCCTGGTCCGTGCGGTTGATCAGGAAAAGGAAGCGCCCGTCCTCACCGGTGCGGACGGCAAGTTCGACGGCGCCACGCAGGTCCACGGGCAGTTCGGACTCGACGCCGGCCAGGCCGGCGAATTCCTGCAGGACCGGGACCAGCCCGTCGGGCCCGAGGCGCGTCGCCACGTAGCCGGCGGATCCGCTGCCCACACTGCGCCGGGTCACCGCCGGTTCGCCGGCGCGGTCACCGGAGGTGAACCGGCGCAGGACCTTCGTGTCCCCGGACGTGGCGGCGACGGAGTCCGCCCACAACGTGCCTCTCGGCCCGCCGTCGAGCGTTGCCTCTTCGCCGGGGGCCAGTGGCCCGAACTCTTCCACCCGGATCCCCAGCAGACCGCTGAGTGCGCCGGGATATCCGCCGAGCCACACGTGGTCGTTCTGGTCCACGACGCCGGAGAAGTAGGTGGTCACGAGGTGCCCGCCGGACTCGACGAATGCAGTCAGGCGCGAGCGCAGCTCCGCCGGCACCACATGCAGGACCGGCGCGATGACCAGCTGGTAGCCCTTAAGCGATGCCGCTACCGGAAGCACGTCAGCGCGGATGCCGCTGGCGAGGAACGCCGAGTACCAGTCCAGCGCCTCCTGCCGGTAGCGGAGCCGGTCGCTCGGATGGGAGTCCAGTTCGCTGGCCCACCAGGAATCCCAGTCGAAGAGGATCGCGGCCCGGGCCGGTTCGCGCCGGCTGCCGGCCAGCGCCGAAAGGTCGCCGAGCGTCCGGCCCAGGGCGGTGACGTCGCGGAAGAGCCTGCTGTCGCTGCCGACGTGAGACACCATCGCTGAGTGGTATTTTTCTGCCCCGGCACGGGACTGGCGCCACTGGAAGAAGCAGACCGCGTCCGCGCCGTGGGCCACGTGGGTGAGGGAGTCCCGGGCGAGGGCCCCGGGCTTCTTGGGTGTGTTCACGGGCTGCCAGTTGACGGCACTGGTGGAGTGCTCCATGAGAAACCAGGGGTTGCCGCCCGCGATGTTGCCGGTCAGGTTCGCGGAGAAGGACAGCTCGTCATGGTCCTGCGGTCCCGGAACCACGTAGTGGTCGTTGGAGACGAAGTCGACGTCGGCGGCCCAGCCGGCATAGTCCATCCCCTTCGTCTCCCCCATGACCATGAAATTGGTGGTGACGGGGATGTCCGGGGTGATGCTGCTGAGGATCCTGCGTTCGGCGCGGAGGTAATCCCGCAGCGAGTCCGAGGAGAAGCGCTTGAAGTCCAGCTGCTGCGTGGGGTTCGGATAGGAAGCCGCCTTCCGCGGCGGGAAGATGTGGTTCCAGTCCGCGTAGCGCTGCGACCAGAAGTCGGTCCCCCAGGCTGTGTTCAGTTCCTCGAGTGTCCCGTAGCGGTCCTGGAGCCAGGCACGGAAGGCGGCCGCGGCGTCGTCGGAATAGTCATAGACGTTGTGGCAGCCGAGCTCGTTGGAAATGTGCCAGGCGCAGACAGCCGGGTGGTCCTTGTAGCGCTCCGCCATGGTGCGCACGAGCGTCAGTGCGTGCTCGCGGAACACCGGCGACGTGGGCCGCCAGTGCTGCCTGCCGCCCGGCCACAGGGTTTCGCCGTTCCGGGTGACCGGCAGGATTTCCGGGTGCTCGGCGGCCAGCCACGGCGGCGGGGATGCGGTGGCGGTGGCGAGGTCCACGGCAATGCCGTTGGCGTGGAGCAGGCCGATGATGTCGTCGAGCCAGGCAAAGTCCCAGGTCTCCCGCGAGGGCTGGATGCGTGCCCACGAGAAGATGGCCAGGGAGACGATGTTGACCCCGGCTTCCTTCATGAGCCGCACGTCCTCGGCCCAGACTTCGCGGGGCCACTGCTCGGGGTTGTAGTCGGCACCGAAGGCCAGCCTCTTGGTGTCCGGGGACGGCCAGCGCAGCCAGCGGTGGTGGGTGGTGTGGGTCATGGGTTCCTCTTTTTGGGTGCGCCTGGGTTACGGGTGGGCTGTTATTCCTTGACGCTGAAGCCCTGCTCGGTGCCGTACTTGACCGAGGCCTTCTGCCACGCGGCCAGGCCGTCCTTGAGCTTGGTGCCGGAGACGTAGGCCTGGCCGGCGGTGTCGTTGAAGATGCTGTTGGCGTAGACCTGGAACGACAGGTAGGACCAGCCGGCGGGAACGTTCTTCGCTGATTCGGCGAAGATCTGGTTGGCCTTCTGGCCACCGAAGTACTTGAA contains these protein-coding regions:
- a CDS encoding beta-galactosidase encodes the protein MTHTTHHRWLRWPSPDTKRLAFGADYNPEQWPREVWAEDVRLMKEAGVNIVSLAIFSWARIQPSRETWDFAWLDDIIGLLHANGIAVDLATATASPPPWLAAEHPEILPVTRNGETLWPGGRQHWRPTSPVFREHALTLVRTMAERYKDHPAVCAWHISNELGCHNVYDYSDDAAAAFRAWLQDRYGTLEELNTAWGTDFWSQRYADWNHIFPPRKAASYPNPTQQLDFKRFSSDSLRDYLRAERRILSSITPDIPVTTNFMVMGETKGMDYAGWAADVDFVSNDHYVVPGPQDHDELSFSANLTGNIAGGNPWFLMEHSTSAVNWQPVNTPKKPGALARDSLTHVAHGADAVCFFQWRQSRAGAEKYHSAMVSHVGSDSRLFRDVTALGRTLGDLSALAGSRREPARAAILFDWDSWWASELDSHPSDRLRYRQEALDWYSAFLASGIRADVLPVAASLKGYQLVIAPVLHVVPAELRSRLTAFVESGGHLVTTYFSGVVDQNDHVWLGGYPGALSGLLGIRVEEFGPLAPGEEATLDGGPRGTLWADSVAATSGDTKVLRRFTSGDRAGEPAVTRRSVGSGSAGYVATRLGPDGLVPVLQEFAGLAGVESELPVDLRGAVELAVRTGEDGRFLFLINRTDQAVDISAVPGAILAGTGPADGTAKLAARGVAVLQTTN